The proteins below come from a single Erysipelothrix piscisicarius genomic window:
- a CDS encoding metal ABC transporter solute-binding protein, Zn/Mn family has protein sequence MKKILAVLLVSLLVLTGCKSAPDKPSTEKEGKLNVVATTTMIKDLVEIIGGDKVTVNGMMVAGVDPHLYKAKPSDVKAIQEADVVAFNGVHLEAKLDDVLSGLEGSGKNIIKLEDALVPSDIINDEEQGGHDPHIWFDVNLWKKSAQHVADKLSAFDAENKDYYQNNATEYVSELSDMDTYIKNRIAEIPEQQLVLVTAHDAFAYFGRYFGVHVEAIQGISTQSEAGIADINKVSDLIVDRKIKAIYTESSVPKKTIESLQAAVKDRGFDVSIGGEIYSDSLKEDASYIETYKINVDTIVDNLK, from the coding sequence ATGAAAAAAATATTAGCAGTTTTACTTGTTTCACTCTTAGTATTAACAGGATGTAAATCCGCACCCGATAAACCATCGACTGAAAAAGAGGGGAAACTTAATGTTGTTGCGACAACAACAATGATTAAAGACCTGGTGGAAATTATTGGTGGAGATAAGGTAACCGTTAATGGAATGATGGTTGCTGGTGTTGACCCTCACTTGTATAAAGCAAAGCCAAGTGATGTTAAAGCAATCCAAGAAGCGGACGTTGTAGCATTTAATGGTGTTCATCTTGAAGCTAAATTGGATGATGTTCTATCGGGTCTTGAAGGATCTGGTAAAAACATTATTAAACTTGAAGATGCACTTGTACCAAGTGACATCATTAATGATGAAGAACAAGGGGGTCATGACCCACACATTTGGTTTGACGTAAATCTTTGGAAAAAAAGTGCACAACATGTAGCGGATAAATTATCAGCATTTGATGCAGAGAACAAAGATTATTATCAAAATAATGCAACAGAATATGTATCTGAATTATCAGATATGGATACGTACATTAAAAATCGTATTGCTGAGATTCCAGAACAACAACTTGTATTAGTTACAGCCCATGATGCGTTCGCATACTTTGGTCGATACTTTGGTGTTCATGTGGAAGCAATCCAAGGGATTTCAACACAATCTGAAGCGGGTATCGCAGATATCAATAAAGTTTCAGACTTGATTGTTGATCGAAAAATTAAAGCAATTTATACAGAATCAAGCGTACCTAAGAAAACAATTGAATCGTTACAAGCAGCAGTAAAAGACCGTGGTTTTGATGTTTCAATTGGTGGAGAAATTTATTCGGACTCCTTAAAAGAAGATGCGAGCTATATCGAGACGTATAAAATTAATGTTGATACAATTGTAGACAACTTAAAATAA
- a CDS encoding metal-dependent transcriptional regulator: protein MTPNREDYIKTIYSCNEKNEKLTNKELAERLGVSPASTSEMVRKLIESDHVVKDKQLGLSLTEKGTNEAKTLVRKHRLWEVFLVEHLGYSWTEVHEDAEVLEHGTSELLADRLNEFLGFPEHCPHGSRIYGNATADTNLSVPLSSLKKGQRGVLAKVRDHEELLNYLEHVKLNLGATFEVVEVDPYEGPHHILIDNRHVPVSHKASQEIYVILDSEE, encoded by the coding sequence ATGACACCGAATCGTGAAGATTATATTAAAACAATTTACTCATGTAATGAAAAAAATGAAAAGCTAACCAATAAAGAACTTGCGGAACGATTAGGCGTTTCTCCTGCTTCAACAAGTGAGATGGTTCGAAAGCTTATTGAATCAGATCATGTCGTTAAAGATAAACAACTTGGATTATCTTTAACGGAAAAGGGAACAAATGAAGCCAAAACGTTAGTTCGTAAGCATCGTCTTTGGGAAGTATTTCTTGTAGAGCATCTTGGTTATTCATGGACTGAAGTTCACGAAGATGCGGAAGTTCTTGAACATGGTACTTCAGAACTCCTTGCAGATCGGTTAAATGAATTTCTAGGTTTTCCAGAACACTGTCCTCACGGAAGTCGGATTTATGGAAATGCGACGGCAGATACGAATCTGTCAGTCCCATTAAGTTCATTAAAAAAAGGCCAACGTGGTGTGCTAGCGAAAGTACGTGATCACGAAGAACTCTTAAATTATTTAGAACATGTGAAATTAAATTTAGGTGCAACGTTTGAAGTTGTGGAAGTTGATCCATATGAGGGACCCCACCATATCTTGATCGACAATCGTCATGTTCCGGTAAGTCATAAGGCATCACAAGAAATCTACGTAATATTAGATAGCGAGGAATAG
- a CDS encoding IS3-like element ISErh1 family transposase (programmed frameshift): MGTRTMHSYETKMKVIEMKLAGYSSRFIQTELGIKNVTQVKTWWRWYRNGEHYRFSQPVGKQYTFGKGPEGDTVEETQRLRIKSLEQQIELLKVFEKRKDVVPEIIIKLVEEYRNTVSLKDILNLFGVPKSTYYRWTKKEQLESNNYSVNEALVIELCKENKFRYGYRKITALIRKERIINKNTVQKIMQKHQCQCRVKVKRYRKNKNPKIIMPNIINRDFKSLRPLEKLVTDITYIPYGHKMLYLSTIMDLYNGEIIASTLSDRQNLECVVDTLNQLPDIVQPCILHSDQGSVYTSKEYQLKVKNKSITMSMSRKGTPADNAPIESFHASLKCETFELNPELKGSTEIVSQTVINYLKYYNENRIQEKLGYQSPVNYRLTSS, translated from the exons ATGGGAACACGAACTATGCATAGCTATGAGACAAAGATGAAAGTTATAGAAATGAAATTGGCAGGCTACTCAAGCAGGTTTATTCAGACTGAACTTGGAATAAAAAATGTAACACAAGTCAAAACATGGTGGAGATGGTATCGAAATGGTGAACACTATCGATTTTCTCAACCTGTAGGCAAGCAATATACTTTTGGAAAAGGGCCTGAAGGAGACACGGTCGAAGAAACACAAAGACTTAGAATTAAATCTTTGGAGCAACAAATTGAACTATTAAAAGTATTTGAAA AGAGAAAGGATGTGGTTCCTGAAATAATCATCAAGCTCGTTGAAGAGTATCGCAACACTGTATCTCTTAAAGATATCTTGAATCTTTTTGGGGTACCTAAGTCAACGTATTACCGTTGGACTAAAAAAGAGCAACTAGAGTCTAATAATTATTCTGTCAATGAAGCATTAGTAATTGAACTTTGTAAAGAAAATAAATTTCGTTATGGATATCGAAAAATAACTGCATTAATTCGAAAAGAAAGAATTATCAATAAGAACACTGTTCAAAAGATAATGCAGAAACACCAATGTCAATGCCGTGTTAAGGTCAAACGGTATCGAAAAAACAAAAATCCGAAGATCATTATGCCCAATATCATTAATCGCGACTTTAAATCACTACGTCCTCTAGAGAAATTGGTGACAGATATCACTTACATCCCTTATGGCCATAAGATGCTCTATTTATCTACGATCATGGATTTATATAATGGTGAGATTATTGCGTCTACATTGAGTGACAGACAAAACCTAGAATGTGTGGTTGATACATTAAATCAACTTCCGGATATCGTTCAGCCATGTATTCTTCATTCTGATCAAGGGAGTGTCTATACATCAAAAGAGTATCAACTCAAAGTAAAAAATAAAAGCATTACCATGAGTATGTCCCGTAAGGGTACACCCGCTGATAATGCTCCTATCGAATCGTTTCATGCCTCGCTAAAGTGTGAAACATTCGAATTAAACCCAGAACTAAAGGGTTCTACTGAAATTGTATCACAAACTGTGATAAACTATTTAAAATATTACAATGAAAATCGAATACAAGAAAAGCTAGGATATCAATCTCCCGTAAATTATCGGTTAACTTCATCCTAA
- a CDS encoding sortase → MENNTKKKKKFNLFGFLGIMMILAGLGIIIYDVGSSYLEREALKRELQDFLNAPLPQDDSDGPSKQETDKWGSIEIEKLDINHLIVKSNDWGYLNRYVVAWNRSIDPPGEGNFSIAGHNGRCASCVFRDFEKIEKGDTIKLHRKEDNTTYIYKVYDNFEVPYTDTSVLNDDESRGATLTLVTCTEANDYSVNRTIIKAELESSEPTR, encoded by the coding sequence ATGGAAAACAATACTAAGAAAAAGAAAAAATTTAATTTATTTGGTTTTTTAGGAATCATGATGATCCTCGCTGGATTAGGAATAATCATTTACGATGTCGGTTCTTCTTACCTTGAACGCGAAGCGCTCAAACGAGAATTACAAGACTTTCTAAATGCTCCCCTACCTCAAGATGATTCTGATGGTCCTTCAAAACAAGAGACGGATAAATGGGGCTCGATCGAGATTGAAAAACTTGATATCAACCATTTGATTGTGAAATCAAACGACTGGGGTTATCTCAACCGTTATGTTGTAGCTTGGAATCGTTCAATTGACCCGCCTGGAGAAGGAAACTTCTCGATAGCAGGACATAATGGACGTTGTGCAAGCTGTGTCTTCCGTGATTTCGAAAAAATCGAAAAAGGCGATACAATTAAATTGCATCGAAAAGAAGATAATACAACTTATATCTATAAAGTCTATGACAACTTTGAAGTACCTTATACGGATACTTCTGTACTGAATGACGATGAATCACGTGGTGCAACACTTACACTTGTGACTTGTACCGAAGCGAACGATTACAGCGTTAACCGTACAATAATCAAAGCAGAGCTTGAAAGCTCTGAACCAACTCGTTAA
- the dnaX gene encoding DNA polymerase III subunit gamma/tau, protein MSYQSLYRKYRPSHLDEVVGQEHVVHVLKNSITKDKISHAYLFCGPRGTGKTSIAKLFARAVNCENPDQVICGTCDNCKAVADGTHPDLIEIDAASNNGVDEIRGLIEKVKYTPILGKYKVYIIDEVHMLSQGAFNALLKTLEEPPSHVVFILATTEIHKVLPTIISRCQRYDFNRIGEVDIAKRLDYVLEKEDVEAEQGVSKLIASLSGGGLRNALTILEQAIVLADDQITVAQINDTNGIITDQDKIRLFNSIQEQNMETLVNQIAMMSEKSVNIDRLMMDLISGLKDSIIYSHTNSETLVNENSLMFIQYLAKSLQVQERLQVIDKLLGYMDKMKFSQNQSTYFEFAMVDVFNSFNHKKNNVNLNQQNQEAMTAEEIYRLEHGNKQRKTSHNDVPKSNESTHEPIIFETNNPEEMIEDEIIEEEIQIDTEVFITEPNDQPDALLTVDEVVQYMVTADKAIRIQDDASYQAIDRYKVDLTWARASRLISGGKLVLSSNFFVVIALVNDAAVREVAAIRNQSELYHFSKVLFGGSKQILAITQEMYAEAVSKFLDLSKNNNLPEPIEAKPFNDQSQEDEVEQKDESLEKVKELFGGIVEIIES, encoded by the coding sequence ATGTCGTATCAATCGTTATATCGTAAATATAGACCTTCACATCTTGACGAAGTTGTGGGGCAAGAACATGTCGTTCATGTTTTAAAAAATTCAATTACTAAAGATAAGATATCACATGCATATCTTTTTTGTGGTCCACGTGGAACAGGAAAAACATCGATAGCGAAATTATTTGCGCGGGCAGTCAATTGTGAGAATCCTGATCAAGTAATTTGTGGAACTTGTGACAATTGTAAGGCTGTAGCGGATGGAACGCATCCAGATCTCATTGAAATTGATGCCGCAAGTAACAATGGTGTTGATGAGATTCGTGGTCTTATTGAAAAAGTGAAATATACACCGATTCTCGGAAAATATAAAGTCTACATCATCGATGAGGTTCATATGCTTTCACAAGGTGCTTTTAATGCACTTCTTAAGACATTAGAAGAGCCACCAAGTCATGTTGTATTTATATTAGCGACAACAGAAATACATAAAGTGTTGCCTACAATAATTTCGCGCTGTCAACGCTACGATTTTAATCGTATTGGCGAAGTGGATATTGCGAAGCGATTGGATTATGTCCTTGAAAAAGAAGATGTAGAAGCTGAACAAGGAGTTTCGAAACTTATTGCAAGTTTATCTGGCGGTGGTTTAAGAAATGCATTAACGATTCTAGAACAAGCGATTGTTCTAGCAGATGATCAGATTACGGTAGCACAAATTAATGATACCAATGGTATCATTACAGACCAAGATAAGATTCGTTTATTCAATAGCATTCAGGAACAAAATATGGAAACGCTTGTGAATCAAATTGCAATGATGAGTGAGAAGAGTGTTAATATTGATCGCTTGATGATGGATCTCATTAGTGGATTAAAAGATTCAATTATCTATTCACATACAAATTCTGAAACGCTTGTCAACGAAAATAGTTTAATGTTTATCCAATATCTTGCGAAGTCGTTACAGGTTCAAGAACGATTGCAAGTGATTGACAAACTATTAGGTTATATGGATAAAATGAAATTTTCTCAAAATCAATCAACATATTTTGAATTCGCTATGGTGGATGTTTTTAATTCATTTAATCATAAAAAAAATAATGTGAATTTGAATCAACAAAACCAAGAAGCAATGACAGCTGAAGAAATCTATCGATTAGAACATGGTAATAAGCAGAGAAAGACATCACACAACGATGTTCCTAAGTCAAACGAGTCGACTCATGAACCAATTATTTTCGAAACAAATAATCCGGAAGAAATGATTGAAGATGAGATTATTGAAGAAGAAATTCAAATTGATACAGAAGTCTTTATTACAGAGCCAAATGACCAGCCGGATGCACTTCTAACAGTAGATGAAGTTGTTCAGTATATGGTAACGGCTGATAAAGCAATTCGTATCCAAGACGATGCCTCATATCAAGCAATTGATCGCTATAAGGTTGATTTAACGTGGGCACGCGCAAGTAGACTTATAAGTGGTGGGAAACTGGTATTAAGCAGTAATTTCTTTGTTGTTATTGCACTCGTCAATGACGCAGCGGTTCGAGAAGTGGCAGCAATACGAAATCAAAGCGAACTTTATCATTTCTCAAAAGTTCTTTTTGGTGGATCAAAGCAAATTTTAGCCATTACACAAGAAATGTACGCAGAAGCTGTTTCTAAATTTCTAGATCTTTCAAAGAACAACAATTTACCAGAACCAATAGAAGCAAAACCGTTTAACGATCAATCTCAAGAAGATGAAGTTGAACAAAAAGATGAAAGCTTAGAAAAAGTAAAAGAACTGTTTGGGGGAATCGTAGAGATTATAGAATCGTGA
- the recR gene encoding recombination mediator RecR: MYPKKLEKLIESFMMLPGVGQKTAERYALSILDQKPEDVDKFSQDLSTARHEIQSCKVCHNLADEAVCQICQDETRNRSIICVVATAKEAFSIEKMNEYHGVYHVLGGLISTQKGILPENLNIQSLINRVDENVTEVILAINATVEGEMTSLYLAKKLEDQADVSRLAFGLPIGGHLDYADDMTLMKAFEGRSKVK, translated from the coding sequence ATGTATCCTAAAAAACTAGAAAAATTAATTGAATCGTTTATGATGCTGCCTGGGGTTGGACAAAAGACGGCTGAGCGTTATGCACTCAGCATTTTAGATCAAAAACCAGAAGATGTGGATAAATTCTCACAAGATTTGAGTACCGCACGGCATGAAATTCAATCATGTAAAGTTTGCCATAACCTCGCGGATGAGGCGGTTTGTCAAATATGCCAAGATGAAACGCGTAATCGTTCAATCATTTGCGTTGTCGCAACAGCAAAGGAAGCATTTTCAATCGAAAAAATGAATGAATATCACGGTGTTTATCATGTCTTAGGGGGATTAATCTCTACTCAAAAAGGGATTCTTCCAGAGAATTTGAATATTCAGTCACTCATTAATCGTGTTGATGAAAACGTAACTGAAGTTATATTAGCGATCAATGCTACCGTTGAAGGGGAAATGACATCGCTTTATCTGGCGAAAAAATTAGAAGATCAAGCAGATGTTTCACGTTTAGCTTTTGGATTACCAATTGGTGGTCATTTAGACTACGCAGATGATATGACATTGATGAAAGCTTTTGAGGGTCGCAGTAAAGTTAAATAG
- a CDS encoding CYTH domain-containing protein, giving the protein MKQHLEIEYKTQLTQDEFNHILNSFPFKDPKYQENTYYDTPKGSLFKQHSMCRIRTIGSIHEFTLKVPQEEGVLEYEVILNEKSLMDERIIDFLNEKDIDVNTMEVIAFSNTVRYEYSDIYGVWCLDYTRFLNNSDYELEYELHESNEKAYPHYLDTLQLLGIQYKPSKPKYLRALDSSAE; this is encoded by the coding sequence ATGAAACAACATCTCGAAATTGAATATAAAACTCAACTCACCCAGGACGAATTTAACCATATTTTGAATTCGTTCCCTTTTAAAGATCCTAAGTATCAAGAAAATACATACTATGATACACCGAAAGGTTCTTTATTTAAACAACACTCCATGTGCCGTATACGCACAATTGGTAGTATTCATGAGTTCACATTAAAAGTACCTCAAGAAGAAGGTGTATTGGAATACGAGGTTATTTTAAATGAAAAGTCACTTATGGATGAACGCATTATTGATTTTTTAAATGAAAAAGACATTGACGTAAATACGATGGAGGTCATCGCATTCAGTAATACAGTCCGCTATGAATACTCTGACATCTATGGTGTTTGGTGTTTAGATTATACCCGTTTTTTAAATAATTCCGATTATGAACTGGAATATGAACTTCATGAAAGCAATGAAAAAGCGTACCCGCACTACCTTGATACGCTTCAATTATTGGGGATTCAATATAAACCTTCAAAACCTAAATATCTACGAGCTCTAGATTCATCTGCTGAATAA
- a CDS encoding NAD kinase, translated as MKRFTLVQRGDAASQGICMKIRDALVKNNFIFDDQNPELIICVGGDGTLLKAFHDWIHIIDDVAFVGIHSGTLGFSTDYTKDCVDQFIKDVIHNEPVIEEKRILEALCINDTREIQVCALNEIRVENIVKTQALDIYIDDCYFETFRGNGVCISGQYGSTAYNRSIGGAVIFPGLDLLQLTEISGIHHRYARSLDSPLIMKPDSKIILKSDSFDHALLCYDHLHKHLDGIHEIRISSYPKVMRFARFNDIPHIQRLNALF; from the coding sequence ATGAAACGTTTTACACTTGTTCAACGTGGTGATGCTGCGTCACAAGGGATCTGCATGAAGATTCGCGATGCTCTTGTGAAAAATAATTTTATATTTGATGACCAGAATCCTGAACTCATTATTTGTGTTGGTGGAGATGGAACACTTTTAAAAGCGTTTCATGACTGGATTCACATTATTGACGATGTAGCCTTCGTTGGAATTCATTCGGGAACGTTGGGTTTTTCCACAGACTATACTAAAGATTGTGTGGATCAATTTATAAAAGACGTAATCCATAATGAACCCGTGATTGAAGAAAAACGGATTCTTGAAGCACTCTGTATAAACGATACGCGTGAAATCCAAGTCTGTGCACTAAATGAAATACGTGTTGAAAACATCGTTAAAACACAAGCGTTAGATATTTACATTGATGATTGTTATTTCGAGACATTTAGAGGGAATGGTGTTTGTATCTCTGGGCAATATGGTTCGACTGCATATAATCGTTCCATCGGTGGTGCCGTTATTTTCCCAGGATTAGATTTACTACAACTAACCGAAATATCTGGAATTCATCATCGATATGCACGCAGTTTGGATTCGCCTTTGATTATGAAACCGGACTCTAAAATCATTCTAAAAAGTGATTCATTCGATCATGCATTATTATGTTATGATCACCTTCATAAGCATTTAGATGGTATTCATGAGATTAGAATTTCCAGCTATCCAAAAGTGATGCGTTTTGCGCGGTTTAATGATATTCCGCATATTCAACGATTGAATGCTTTATTTTAA
- a CDS encoding FtsW/RodA/SpoVE family cell cycle protein encodes MNKFINESKRHFTLDVTLIVLLFALFGISLVAIHLAAPLMNQDGGVNLVIKQISWIVVGLGVVAFLLKIGVDRIFTAVDIAYWILMVCLLGLVIARVLSSRFGIHIPFAAEINGTHAWYSIPGIGSFQPSEFMKIVLVIKTANTIHEHNTLKTEYSFKSDFELIYKMIKYVLPPFILIFLQPDTGVPIVILVSLATMFFLSGVRREWIIVIVGLALGLLLGIVWLYYNNQELLNTILGGGATHYRLTRFYGWLDYEKYPQTYGYQLFQALLSLGTAGLTGHPLGSVIAQFPEPQTDFIFAVISQNFGFLGASLVVILSFAFDIKLVINTLRSNLSKERYMMMGIIGMIVFQDLQNIGMILGILPITGITLPFISYGGSSLVSYMIPIAVALHMYSETINLHKH; translated from the coding sequence ATGAACAAATTTATAAATGAAAGCAAACGACACTTCACCCTTGATGTAACTTTAATTGTCTTACTCTTTGCACTCTTTGGAATAAGTCTTGTGGCAATTCATCTTGCAGCACCACTTATGAACCAAGATGGGGGCGTCAATTTAGTAATAAAACAAATTAGCTGGATTGTCGTAGGTCTTGGAGTCGTTGCTTTTCTACTCAAAATCGGCGTCGATCGTATCTTCACTGCAGTAGATATTGCCTATTGGATTTTAATGGTATGTCTACTCGGTCTTGTTATAGCACGTGTTCTATCTTCTCGATTCGGTATTCACATACCCTTCGCTGCAGAAATAAATGGGACGCATGCTTGGTATTCTATTCCGGGTATTGGTTCCTTCCAACCGAGTGAATTTATGAAAATCGTACTCGTAATTAAAACCGCCAATACTATTCATGAACATAATACATTGAAAACTGAATATTCATTTAAAAGTGATTTTGAATTAATCTATAAAATGATTAAATATGTTCTTCCACCCTTTATCTTGATATTTCTACAACCTGATACTGGGGTTCCAATTGTTATTCTTGTCAGCCTCGCTACGATGTTCTTCCTATCTGGTGTTCGACGCGAATGGATCATTGTTATTGTTGGTCTTGCACTTGGACTGCTACTGGGTATTGTTTGGCTTTATTACAATAATCAAGAGTTACTCAATACCATTTTGGGTGGTGGTGCAACGCATTATCGTCTCACCCGTTTCTATGGTTGGCTCGATTATGAGAAGTATCCTCAAACATATGGATACCAACTCTTCCAAGCACTGTTATCACTTGGTACTGCAGGTCTTACAGGTCATCCCTTAGGATCTGTAATTGCTCAGTTCCCAGAACCTCAAACTGACTTTATTTTCGCCGTTATTTCGCAAAACTTTGGGTTTCTCGGTGCATCTTTAGTTGTTATCTTATCATTTGCCTTTGATATAAAACTTGTGATAAATACACTAAGAAGTAATTTATCTAAAGAACGATATATGATGATGGGAATCATTGGAATGATTGTGTTCCAGGATTTACAGAATATCGGTATGATTCTAGGCATCCTGCCAATTACCGGAATTACCTTACCCTTTATATCTTATGGAGGATCATCTCTTGTTTCCTATATGATACCCATTGCTGTCGCACTGCATATGTACAGCGAAACCATTAATTTACACAAACACTAA